AACACAGTACTATCTTATACAAATGGATGGTCCTTTACCATATTACTATAGGCATTACATAGCTGTGATGGTGAGTGAACTCTGGTAGTGCTTTCTGTGATGTAATCGCTTAAGAATTGAACTCAATTGTTGCAAAATGAGCACAACTTACAAATTGAGGAAGTCTCAAAGCATCGAAGATCAAATAAATCCAGTTGAggtttttaaattaaattcctttctcctctttccacccccccaccaccttgccCCAGTGGTTTGCAGCTCAGTGTGAATCATGAGTTGGTTGTTAACAATCTTTTATATAAAATTATAAAAAATCTTTTTTATTAAAAGTAGTATGAAGAAAGTTAGATTGAGTTTGAAGTACAGCAGGATTCATTACTTTCAAGTTATCTGCTTCCATCTATTCAGGAATGCATAGAGAACAAGTCACCCACATTTTGGGGAAGTTGAGCTTTCAGTCTGTCCTGTTTGGTCTGTTTCAAGGCAAGAGTTAGGGAAACCAATGACCCATTGTTTGTGAAAGATTGGCAGGGTTTCCCTGAACTTTCTATAAATGGTTTATTAGAGTAAATTTGAAGCTAGTTTCTGACGGTGTCTATCTTTTCAGGCTGCTGCCCGGCATCAGTGTTCATACCTCGTCAGCCTCCATATAAATGACTTTCTTCAAGTTGGTGGGAATGCCGAGTGGTTAAATGGCCTGAACTTTGTACCTCAGAAAATTAGGAATCTCAATGAAATCAACAAAATCTTAGCACATAGACCTTGGCTCATCACAAAAGAACACATTGAGGTAAATtgggagagaattggagagtgatTTAATTTGAAGTGAAGCAAAACATGACAGCTTTGCTGAACATCaaagaaaatgtatttatttggtTATAGTCTTATTTCAATTGTCAGAAGTTAGTAATTAGCTTGTGGTATCCACTGAGTTTAGCATTTGCCTGGGCCTTGTGTTTGCATTTTGAGGCAGGATTGCTATTCACATCTTACAAGAACATGTTTGTCAAACTGCCTTGCTTTGCGTTGACATTTTGTAAATTACACCAACCAATCATATTTCCTGTCAGCATTAAATATGTGAGCTTCATCCATCACATTAGGGACAAACACATTCCATATCGATTCTCCCTGTACATTTATAAAATAGTGCTATTATTATCACTCAAGCATCTAGACTTGATAATTCCCAGACCTTCAATTTGCTTGCTTAATGTATTTTTTTTGTTTCCTTGAAGAATCTACTGAAGACTGATGAGAATAGCTGGTCACTCGCTGAGCTTATCCATGCTGTTGTTCTCCTCACCCATTACCATTCATTGTCATCCTTCGTTTGGGGCTGCAGCATTAGACCTGAGCTTGATCTGGATGGTGGCTTCACCTATAGACCTCCCTCACCGCAAAGTTGTGACCCTGATGGTGCGAGCAACAGTGGATCAGAGGCGGCTGTTAGTGGTGGTGCAGTAAGTACACCTGTTTCTTTTACCCTTAATGTGCAAGTTACAAATACTACTGTAGTGAAAACAATATCAACAACATTCTTGATGTTAGATAGCAAGGATTAAATAAAAATGCACACCTGATTTATTTTCAATGGTGGGGGTTTACCAGATTGGTAAATTTGGTTTATTCCACCAAACTTTCGTTCTGCTACATGTGCATTTTGTAGCAAATTTGTACAAATGGTTTTTATTTCCCCAATAAATAAAATATATATCTACTTAGAAATTTAGCAATTTAACTGTTACTGGTGGCTAACTGcttctgttttcatttttttctttcataCAGTTGCAAATTTGCAATAAAACGTGTGCAGCTTGCATTCTTTTGCTCCGTGCTTTTATCCAACATAACAATTTAGTCTGTCTTTCAGAGTGGAGATGATTTACGTGAGCTGGAGTTTCTAATAGAGAAAATGAAACTGCTCCAGGAGGGCAGACGGGGTGTGGAAGCGAGTAAAGAGGAGAAGGCAACGCGATTCGaaagggagaagagggagagttTGCTCGTCTCACCTGCAGGTAAAACATCCAGGTGGCTTCAGTGATTCAAACAAGTGGAGATAATTTTCCTTTTATTGAACACCCTTCACCTTGTCTCCCAGCAGATGACAGTGAACCACACTCATCGACGGATTTATCATGCTTTGTGGAAGATGCAGATTTTGGGTACAAGGATTTCAGCAGGCGTGGGGAGCAGACACCACCAACATTCCGGACCCAGGTAATTAAAATTTAGTCAGAACAGACTCCAGTGCAACTCAGAACAGTGAGACTCGGTAGTAAATGTCTGTATTAGTTCACAACACTCTAATCGTGCTCGGATTAGGATAAATTGGTTGAAACCAACAGTTGCTGCTTCTCCGGTTGCTAAATTGGTAAAGCAAGCATGATGAGGCCATGTAGACATAATTCCAGGTATAAAAACTGATTTGTGCTTGAGCTAGCTTTTCAGTTTGATGCTAATtggacaagagcaggtcagacagaggctgggaattttgcagcaagtaactcagctcctgactccccaaagcctgttcaccatctacaaggcacaagtcaggagtgtaatagaatactccccacttggtcaagaagctcaacaccatccagggcaaagcagcctacttggcAGGTGCTTTActgaccaccttaaacattcactccctccacatccaacacagtggcagcagtatgtaccatctacaggatgcatacAGTAACTAACTCACCAAAACtcttaacagcaccttccaaacctgtgaccatgAGTACGTAGAAGGACAAGGTTAAGACACATGactacttggaagttcccctctaagccactcactgtcctgccttagaaatatattgctgttccttcactgtcactaggtcaaaatcctggaacactcttaACAACACTGAGGGTGTATCTACACgagatggactgtagcagttcaagaaggcagctcacccaacaCCACCTCCAACTATTGGAttggcaatacatgctggcctaggcagtgatgcctacatcctgcaaAATCACTTTAGAAAATTCCCCTCTGGACTTGAATTGGCCAAGTCAGTCCCTGATCGCTCAACTGATTGCTGGGATGTACACACTCATTGCATGATGATGATTGAGTTCAGCTGAGGTTTCTTttcacctctgcccccctctTCACCCTATGGCAGTTTATCTGCCGATGCTTGCTGGTAATCACATCTCACGTTTGTGTGAAATACTGGAATTGAAATACTGGAATAAGAGGAAGGGtaaggagaggtggtggtggggttttgGTCAGTTGTATTACATTACCATCTGTCTCTTTGGAAAGTTGGATACAAACAATTGTGGGGATCTTAAACTTGGTCGACTTATTTGAATGCTTTGTACGTTGTGTTCTTTTCTTAGGATTACTCCTGGGAGGATCATGGCTACTCCTTGATTAATCGATTGTACCCTGAAGTTGGACAGCTGTTGGATGAGAAATTTCAAATTGTGTACAATTTAACATATAACACCATGGCTATGCACTGTGATGTTAATACCTCAATGTTAAGAAGAGCCATTTGGAATTACATTCACTGTGTATTTGGTATTAGGTACGTTGCTGTTTAATTTGACCTGGTTTTCTGAGAATCTTGTTCAAGCACAATATTCTAAGATGTATTTAGTTTCATATACCTGTGCTTTTTCATTTGATCAGATATGATGACTATGACTATGGAGAAGTGAATCAGCTTCTTGAGCGGAGCTTAAAAGTCTACATAAAAACTGTTGCCTGCTATCCTGAGAAAACGACTAATAGAATGTATATAAATTTCTGGAGACATTTTCaacattcagagaaggtttgttcCTCTTGTAAAACTTGTCATTTTAGTTTGAAGTCCAATACACAGGTTTAGATGCTATGTGAAGCAACTGAGTTGCAGCTTCTCAACAAATAATTAAAGGATTTTGGTAAATACATTGTCAATTATCCACTGAAATGTAGTTTCCAGTGCATGGCACTTCACTATTAGTTTTATAGCATCATAATCACAAAATTACCTCCTTCCTCTAATGCAAAAATACCTGATGAAATATCAAGCATGACAGCTTTGCTACATGACCTTGAGTCTATCATGGTAGCCCTTGTGTTTTGCAGATGAGGGCTGGGAATACACTTAGTTCCTGCCCCATCAACTGGACCATTTTTCAAAGTACACAAGGGAGCTTATGTTCTTTGATTCTCCATTTTTATTTCCATTcactcaccaccaccccagaCCCTggccactctcctcctcttctccctgaccctgccctcctcccactggGCAGTGCTGCCTCTAACCTCTTACCATTCCAAGAGTGTAATGATTCATAGTCCTGTTTTGGGCAAAGAAGATTTGAATTGTGCTTAACAAATCTGGGATATTTCACCAGTACTTTTTTGTCCTCTTTTGTGTAAGTGTTACAGTAGAAACATTCATCTAAACACTATTTTCCTACTTTTTAGGTGCATTTAAACCTTCTCCTTCTAGAAGCCAGAATGCAAGCTGCACTACTCTATGCATTGAGGGCCATTACTCGCTACATGACATGATTCTGTGAAACATTTGAGGACTGAGCAGCTCCATTGGACTGTATTTTCTGCTGACTTGCTTCACCTGAAGTGAGCAGCCATGTGCAATTCTGCAGATCCTTAATATTTGACTTTTTTTTGGAGTAAATTTCCATATACATTTTTGGGGAACAACTTCAGTATTCCTTTTTGCTGTGTTCAGTACATGGTGAATTATGTAAAAGGTTTGAAACTTTAAGTCGAACCTGATGCATAAAAACTTTCTCTTTGCACCTAGTGGGTGTTAATCCTGGAGAAGTGAAAGCTTGAATGTATTGTATTGAATTTAAACTGTGAACCTGGCTGGGCTGTTGAAGCACAGGCCATTTTGTGTGCTGACACTTCTCATTGATCTTGTATTTATTTATGTTGTcacaaattgatttttttttcccctccccaAGGGTTTTGTTTGGATTGTATCCTTTGGCATACACTGGTCTTCTGGCACATTACCAAAGCTCGTTTAGGATAGAATGTTTAGTTGgaaacatgtctgtctttgggaTTGACATCAAAAATGAACAGCTCTTTTTGGGAAGTTTGAAATTCTTGCAAGGAATATCAGCCCAGTTTTAAATCCTTTTCCTAAATACTTCAGATGGGTGGCTCCTTTGTTTATGATACAAAGCTGTTGTACATTCCAGGAAatgcataaaacaaaaacaacttTGCAGTATTTGAAGGTTATAGAATAGTTATTGCAGGCACTGACTAGATTAATGCATTGAGACCTTTGCATTTCCCTATTATTACAATGAAAGTGTCGTGAGGAACGATGCTTTTAAAAGCAGGGATGGGAGTGGGTAATGTGATGCTGTAGAACTTTTACTACTGTCTGCCTTTAGATAACTGCAAAGTCACTCATGATATACCTGAATATTGAAGCAGTCTCTTGGATTTGGTGTACTAGGTTTTTTAATCAATTATTGCCCCAAAAAGGTAAATaagaaaatgttaacattttgagAAATACAGATCCTTGTAAAGAATTTGTTGCTTTGATTTGCACATGCTATCCTTTATGAAACTATAGTTTTGTTTCTAATTTTTTTGCACATAGCATTTCCTAAGCACCTGGATGCATATCCATTACTGCACTGAACAATTATTCTGCTGTTAATGTTTTGTAGGTGTTGATAAATTACCATGGATTTTTTATGAGCCAAATTCATTCCTTGCTAGCCAACACCAGCATCAGATTCcccttttttttatataaaagatTTGTACCATATTGGTTAGGTGGAATCTTGTTGCTCAGGTGTGATACTGAATGAAGCTTTTGCCCCAATAGGGTATCGACCTCCAATTCCATACAGAGATGGACCTGGGACTCTTCTGAATTTCTCGTATTTGCTCAGTGTTTTCCTTCTAGATCTTGTAAATGAATCCACTTTGAGAGCAGCCAGTAGTTTATGCTGTCTTTTGTAAACTAATATGCCCCTTTAAAATTGAGCATGGTGTTTCAGATAGCATTGTGCGCCAGAACCTTGACAATCTAATGGCAAATGAACAATGCAGACATGGTGCGTGTAAGGTGGAGTTAACACCTGATTCTTAAATATGGGATCACCTAATTTTACATAGAAATATTCAACATTGTTAACACTTGGGTTGGCTTAACACTATGGGATGCTATTTCAATAGTGGGAAAATGGTGGCCATCGAACTGGATAGTTTGAAAAGTTAGACTGTGTTTAGAATATATATTTATGGCATTTATGCACCAGTAATTCAACACTAAGGTTATTAGCTCAGTAACCCATCAGTCATGTGAATTTGTTCAGATTTCCTACTAAACACTGGTTAGTTTTGGATCTCCTTGGGTAAAGGGAGACACAGAATGAATAGTTAGTTTGTTATATTTTATAAGTGTAGCAAGCACCCCTGTTAACCTAACAACAATTTGCCTCGAATTCAGGGAAAGAATGGCCGTAGACTCATTTTCTTAGCTGAAGGGTTATGTGAAAATTACAGCTGAGCAAGGTGGAGGCTTGCTGATGTTCAGCATGTTCAGTGTAAAATGGATCTTCAGTATAATTCCTGTAAACCTTTACAATCGCAAGGTCAAATGAACATGTATGTGTTTCCTTCCGTCCCAAATTTTGTTTTAAGGAATGCACAGCACTACCTTAAGTGGCTCTGAATAAAAGCAGCCAGTTAGTTTGAATCCTGGggcttaatttgttttttttatggTGAGACTTTTTCCCTCTAGCTGAAAGTGTAACTTTTGGGTAGAGGTGGTCAAGAACATGACAGTACTTTTTGTTGTACTGTATCTCACGTAGTGCCCAGATTGAGGATTTGATGTGAGCTGCAAGCTATACAATGAAGAAATACCCTTTCACTTTTACTTACTTGAAAGTCATATTGCTGCTTTCACCCTCAAAGTCAAATATACAAATATTAATGTCTATTTGTGATGCATCATTTAATGTGCCTTTTGTAAAGATATCTGCAAATGCACTGAGCTTTAATACACTCCCTTTTTCATGAGATATTGAAACTGTTAAGTAAGATGTCGGTAACATCAGTTTTTGAAAGTGTCTGCATTGAGACATACTTGGCACTGATGCACTGAGCTATTTTACATTGCCGTAGATGCAGTAGCTGATTTCCTTCACCTTACACCCTTAAACTCTACAATGTATTTAATTCCTCCCCCTCTTGCAGGTTCATGCTGGTTTTGACCTTGAGTCATACATCACTTAAATTTGTGAGCAATGGATCgcttttttataaaaaaaaactgaaagccTAAGTTTGTCACATATTAAATTGTACAAAAAACTGACCAAATTCTTTTGGAGTCTTGTGAAAGTTTCAATGGGTGTGTAATGATTGTGGAAACTAAACATATAGCCTGATACTGTACATGGGTGACTATTGTGGGATGTTTTTCTGCTGGCTTCATACATCCATTTCTCCTGCATGTAACTAAAACTTCAAACTTGCATTGAACTTAAAACTGTTTATTGACATAATTTCATCTGTTTTTGTAGGAGCTGTAGAAGTTCTAAACTACTTTTTTCCAATAAAGATGTTTTTGCAAGACATGTTAGTCCTTTTTTGCAGTTGCATAATTTGAATGTTATTAATTATATAGGAAGTTTGTACTTGTGTATCCTCAATGTGCCATATTGTTTTGCAGCCAACTTTTTGTGGTGATATCACACTTGTTATGCTTGATCCCCGGATGAGGTCCCAATTTTATGATCCCgaatgaggaggaatgagctggctcttTCCCTGTGCACAACTTTTCCCACTCCAAACGTTTTTATTAAGGAGCCAACCAATTTAACcaagctttcttgagtcaaagaataAGTTTTAAGACCCATTAAAATAATACAGTGCACATatgcagatcagaaatgagaaatcAGTCCAAATAAAATTTGAAAATATGCAGATCAGCCCTTCACTTGACCATGAGCGATAGAAGGCAGTATGTTGTGGCTGTTTAAGTTGGGCAATTATGATAGAGCTGACCCTGGCAGGTTGTTagttggagacacttggttctgcagggtagctgaatAGGctggctgtcctatttcctttttttgattgtggcttctgctgagccttcTCTCTGGCATGAGAGAGACTTCACCTGCTTGTCTTTGCAGGGGTGACTGACTGCTGTTCTTCCCTTGGTTCTGTCACTCGCACAACCCCAagacacactgcactgctctgcagtgagatttttaacccattttccctTGTGTATTCCTGAAAAAAAATCTTGCCCCTGGGTCTGCTTTCTTTCACCTCTGACCATTTTACACTGacatataaatcaacaggagattgCTTTTTGGGTAACTGCTGAGATGTgtaaatcagtcttttgtctgcaaacagattaaagttcagtcttttacaTCTTTCCCATCTTCCTTTTCAACTGTCTGCTTGAAGAAAGCCATGGTACCTTTTTTCAGGTATGATATCCCATCTTATATCAAGACAGGTCTCAGTATAATCcagtggaattttccagaaagtggccaCTTTATTtgatcagccatcttttgcttagTATCTTTGCTTGCTTGTAGTTCTTCAAGGAAGACCAGTTTTTaagttcaatatgcctgtaagCAATTTGTGGCTGTAGCCTTTTATGAAACTTATGTAGGcaaacacagtagccaattttCAGACACAGGCTCAATAAACACCAATGAGATGAGCAGTGTTGGTCAAGAGAAATTTACCTGGAGCACTAGAATTCTGCTCATTGCCAAGTAATGACCTTATTTTAAAACCTGCTTGAACCGGTCAGTGGAGTTTTGATTTAATGTAGCTTCATGCTCTGCATGTGTAGTGTATGTGACAGCTTTTCATATGGTGCATGCTATTGAATGTTTTCATGTGATACATTCAATAGCATGCACCACAACACATGTAATTATTCCTAGCTAATAGCAATATGGCTATATTTTTTTCATGGactgtgggtgccactggcaaggccagcattaatttcccttgaactgagcaacttgctaggccattcagagTAATCAAGAGTCtgccaaattgctgtgggtcaggatcCACATAGACCAGATTCtactccctaaagggcattagtgacctaGATTTGTGTTCACACTAATCATAAATTCATGgttactattactgagactagctttcaataattccaccagctgtcaaaGGACTTTAACCCATTTcctcagcattaccctgggccgaTGGATTACTTGTTCAGTGACGTTACcgctataccaccatctccccagggGAGATGATAGCAATATAATGGGAATTGACAGGAATAAATACCTGGTGCCCTCTGGCAATGACAAAATACAAGGTAGCCATCCACATAACTGACTTGTAATCAAGTGCCCTTTGTctaaggaaaaaaaaatattgttAAACTACAATCACACAACGGAACAAGTCACCCAAGGAAACGATCATTTGATCTTCAAGACAACTTTAATTAGAAATAATCTAAAGATTTCATTATCGACCATCTCAGCAGGCCCTGTCTGGTTTAACCAATGCTACCCATGTAAATGTTAGTTGTTTccacatcacagactaatatctgcaTTCAACCAAGAGGCAGATGCTCACCAGAACTAGATACTAGTGCTCTGGAAATAGTGTTTAACCCAGGGCAGCAACtttcatttatacagcatctttaatgtagtaaaaccttCCAAGGCCATCTTTCAGGAGTGTTATATGGCTCAATGTCATATTTTATGTTATAAGGAAAAACCGGGGGAAACAGCCAGAAGCTTTATCGGAGGTAGGCTTTCCTTGCCTTAAAGGAGAGGGGCTTAGGAAGGGAACTCCCTGGGTTacagtccaggcagctgaaggcctggcCATCAACAGAGAAGCTATTGGAATGTgggagaggccagaattagaagaatgCAGGTGAGGGTTGTGGGCTGGAGGCGATAAAGTAaccatttaaaaattctcatcctcattttccaATCCCTCCATGAGATTGGCCGAGATtaagctgtggagggatttgaaaatcaggatgagaattttaaaatggaggcattacctaactgggagccattgtaggtcaaCGAATGCAGGATGTGGGAGGGTGCTTATAACAAAGCTTTTCCTTTTGATTGTCTCAATAATCCAGCATGTTTCTCTTTTATCTGTGCTTATACAGACCGGTCTAGTCTTAGCCTTTAGATAAGTAAATGGCATAGAGTAAAAGTCGTATTAAACTATATGAATGCCCATTAAGTCTGTCCAAAAGATAGCATATGTTGGCGTTGACTGCTGTGAATTATAGGAATAGTAATCCCAAAGAGTAATCAGTTAGTTTGTGTCATGGTATCTGGGGATCCAGAGACGAGGGCAAAGCAGAACCACCAATTCTGTCCTTTTTGTCTGAACACTTGCAAACATTTCAGCATTGGGTCCCACTCATACTAGTTCTAGTCCCTTTGCTTGGCTGTCTCCAATTTTCCTCATGTTTATCTATGAAGAGATTCTTCAATATTAAAAATTCTTTTACTGATTTATATTGATAAACATCCTCATACTCATGGGCTGGGTGCTTATCCTGCAGTTGTGATTGCTCCTGTCCAAATGGAAAGTGAAGGAAATAAGAGAAACGGGAGGGAGAAACAAACCTGCAAAAAAAAGAGGCTGAAGCTACAATCTAAAATTGCTGAAGTCAATGCTGAGTCCAAAAGGTGGTAGAGTGCTATTCCTCAAACTTGCATTGAGCATCATTGTATTTGACCTACTACAGTGCTCCAGAATGGGAACAAGGTGACGAATTCAATTAACAAGTGACAGGGAACACGGGGGCATGCTTATGAAATGAACAGAAATACTCTGCAAggcggtcacctagtctgcgcTTGGTATCCCCAGTCCAAAGGTTCAAGGGGTTCTGCTGTAATATTTTATCACCTTTTCATAAAGAAAAGTAAACAGTTATGAACTGTTTA
The nucleotide sequence above comes from Carcharodon carcharias isolate sCarCar2 chromosome 19, sCarCar2.pri, whole genome shotgun sequence. Encoded proteins:
- the LOC121291807 gene encoding sestrin-1-like isoform X5 encodes the protein MPAHHHLLLLILHQMLGSVDASKMPLGSLSEDQRVKIPFPLGPGPSSFIPVKEILQKGLEDDESQLFIEAFVSTGRLDNITMVMGLHPRYLESFWKTQYYLIQMDGPLPYYYRHYIAVMAAARHQCSYLVSLHINDFLQVGGNAEWLNGLNFVPQKIRNLNEINKILAHRPWLITKEHIENLLKTDENSWSLAELIHAVVLLTHYHSLSSFVWGCSIRPELDLDGGFTYRPPSPQSCDPDGASNSGSEAAVSGGASGDDLRELEFLIEKMKLLQEGRRGVEASKEEKATRFEREKRESLLVSPAADDSEPHSSTDLSCFVEDADFGYKDFSRRGEQTPPTFRTQDYSWEDHGYSLINRLYPEVGQLLDEKFQIVYNLTYNTMAMHCDVNTSMLRRAIWNYIHCVFGIRYDDYDYGEVNQLLERSLKVYIKTVACYPEKTTNRMYINFWRHFQHSEKVHLNLLLLEARMQAALLYALRAITRYMT
- the LOC121291807 gene encoding sestrin-1-like isoform X2, producing the protein MYLRGRDSGSAPVFELTEDSDVRQWDHLIYRREEACRTTGMDSIASTVQCFLDDNCPDAPGQEGDLIQPPAPLPKLLLLLLRLSQNSPFANVREKSKHILQTVLDQRVKIPFPLGPGPSSFIPVKEILQKGLEDDESQLFIEAFVSTGRLDNITMVMGLHPRYLESFWKTQYYLIQMDGPLPYYYRHYIAVMAAARHQCSYLVSLHINDFLQVGGNAEWLNGLNFVPQKIRNLNEINKILAHRPWLITKEHIENLLKTDENSWSLAELIHAVVLLTHYHSLSSFVWGCSIRPELDLDGGFTYRPPSPQSCDPDGASNSGSEAAVSGGASGDDLRELEFLIEKMKLLQEGRRGVEASKEEKATRFEREKRESLLVSPADDSEPHSSTDLSCFVEDADFGYKDFSRRGEQTPPTFRTQDYSWEDHGYSLINRLYPEVGQLLDEKFQIVYNLTYNTMAMHCDVNTSMLRRAIWNYIHCVFGIRYDDYDYGEVNQLLERSLKVYIKTVACYPEKTTNRMYINFWRHFQHSEKVHLNLLLLEARMQAALLYALRAITRYMT
- the LOC121291807 gene encoding sestrin-1-like isoform X1 — encoded protein: MYLRGRDSGSAPVFELTEDSDVRQWDHLIYRREEACRTTGMDSIASTVQCFLDDNCPDAPGQEGDLIQPPAPLPKLLLLLLRLSQNSPFANVREKSKHILQTVLDQRVKIPFPLGPGPSSFIPVKEILQKGLEDDESQLFIEAFVSTGRLDNITMVMGLHPRYLESFWKTQYYLIQMDGPLPYYYRHYIAVMAAARHQCSYLVSLHINDFLQVGGNAEWLNGLNFVPQKIRNLNEINKILAHRPWLITKEHIENLLKTDENSWSLAELIHAVVLLTHYHSLSSFVWGCSIRPELDLDGGFTYRPPSPQSCDPDGASNSGSEAAVSGGASGDDLRELEFLIEKMKLLQEGRRGVEASKEEKATRFEREKRESLLVSPAADDSEPHSSTDLSCFVEDADFGYKDFSRRGEQTPPTFRTQDYSWEDHGYSLINRLYPEVGQLLDEKFQIVYNLTYNTMAMHCDVNTSMLRRAIWNYIHCVFGIRYDDYDYGEVNQLLERSLKVYIKTVACYPEKTTNRMYINFWRHFQHSEKVHLNLLLLEARMQAALLYALRAITRYMT
- the LOC121291807 gene encoding sestrin-1-like isoform X4, which translates into the protein MRVAAASPRSSSSSNSNSSRLEPALQDYLTCDQCKRGRIKDQRVKIPFPLGPGPSSFIPVKEILQKGLEDDESQLFIEAFVSTGRLDNITMVMGLHPRYLESFWKTQYYLIQMDGPLPYYYRHYIAVMAAARHQCSYLVSLHINDFLQVGGNAEWLNGLNFVPQKIRNLNEINKILAHRPWLITKEHIENLLKTDENSWSLAELIHAVVLLTHYHSLSSFVWGCSIRPELDLDGGFTYRPPSPQSCDPDGASNSGSEAAVSGGASGDDLRELEFLIEKMKLLQEGRRGVEASKEEKATRFEREKRESLLVSPAADDSEPHSSTDLSCFVEDADFGYKDFSRRGEQTPPTFRTQDYSWEDHGYSLINRLYPEVGQLLDEKFQIVYNLTYNTMAMHCDVNTSMLRRAIWNYIHCVFGIRYDDYDYGEVNQLLERSLKVYIKTVACYPEKTTNRMYINFWRHFQHSEKVHLNLLLLEARMQAALLYALRAITRYMT
- the LOC121291807 gene encoding sestrin-1-like isoform X6, translating into MEYGVCQKPSPLLFFPKRKTENNRHLLKMDQRVKIPFPLGPGPSSFIPVKEILQKGLEDDESQLFIEAFVSTGRLDNITMVMGLHPRYLESFWKTQYYLIQMDGPLPYYYRHYIAVMAAARHQCSYLVSLHINDFLQVGGNAEWLNGLNFVPQKIRNLNEINKILAHRPWLITKEHIENLLKTDENSWSLAELIHAVVLLTHYHSLSSFVWGCSIRPELDLDGGFTYRPPSPQSCDPDGASNSGSEAAVSGGASGDDLRELEFLIEKMKLLQEGRRGVEASKEEKATRFEREKRESLLVSPAADDSEPHSSTDLSCFVEDADFGYKDFSRRGEQTPPTFRTQDYSWEDHGYSLINRLYPEVGQLLDEKFQIVYNLTYNTMAMHCDVNTSMLRRAIWNYIHCVFGIRYDDYDYGEVNQLLERSLKVYIKTVACYPEKTTNRMYINFWRHFQHSEKVHLNLLLLEARMQAALLYALRAITRYMT
- the LOC121291807 gene encoding sestrin-3-like isoform X3, which produces MYLRGRDSGSAPVFELTEDSDVRQWDHLIYRREEACRTTGMDSIASTVQCFLDDNCPDAPGQEGDLIQPPAPLPKLLLLLLRLSQNSPFANVREKSKHILQTVLDQRVKIPFPLGPGPSSFIPVKEILQKGLEDDESQLFIEAFVSTGRLDNITMVMGLHPRYLESFWKTQYYLIQMDGPLPYYYRHYIAVMNLLKTDENSWSLAELIHAVVLLTHYHSLSSFVWGCSIRPELDLDGGFTYRPPSPQSCDPDGASNSGSEAAVSGGASGDDLRELEFLIEKMKLLQEGRRGVEASKEEKATRFEREKRESLLVSPAADDSEPHSSTDLSCFVEDADFGYKDFSRRGEQTPPTFRTQDYSWEDHGYSLINRLYPEVGQLLDEKFQIVYNLTYNTMAMHCDVNTSMLRRAIWNYIHCVFGIRYDDYDYGEVNQLLERSLKVYIKTVACYPEKTTNRMYINFWRHFQHSEKVHLNLLLLEARMQAALLYALRAITRYMT